A single genomic interval of Zingiber officinale cultivar Zhangliang chromosome 4A, Zo_v1.1, whole genome shotgun sequence harbors:
- the LOC121969430 gene encoding uncharacterized protein LOC121969430, whose protein sequence is MPPGPRKRRAAKRKKEMEERMKTPSPSDSPRDAGQSEDRVPHEGGEEADRQSPSPTISSEEWFGSDAADSAAADSSKNPKGEDLVEEDGRELAPAVKEVAFRPDDESAAKSNELAESEKESSKPAVESTISVDNAIDLTERSQATEFAAGVLEETSGDNTERAEGVFKFNHDGDGHQVAGGDETSPATEVKQAAAEVLDGEKESQLPDVDVAVKHEGDGRQAAAGDEALPATELPHRSPPVGRRTNQWWNCCGLLDFFHES, encoded by the exons ATGCCGCCGGGCCCGAGGAAGAGAAGAGCCGCCAAGCGCAAGAAGGAAATGGAGGAACGGATGAAGACCCCTTCCCCTTCCGATTCTCCCCGAG ATGCTGGGCAGAGCGAGGATCGGGTGCCGCACGAGGGCGGAGAGGAGGCGGACAGACAGTCCCCGTCCCCGACAATTTCCTCCGAAGAGTGGTTTGGATCTGACGCTGCTGATAGCGCGGCGGCGGATAGCTCGAAGAACCCTAAAGGCGAGGACTTGGTCGAGGAGGATGGGCGGGAGTTGGCTCCCGCAGTAAAGGAAGTAGCTTTTCGGCCGGATGATGAATCAGCCGCTAAATCGAATGAATTAGCTGAATCTGAGAAGGAAAGCTCGAAACCCGCTGTGGAATCGACCATTTCCGTCGACAACGCCATCGATCTGACTGAGAGAAGCCAAGCGACGGAGTTTGCTGCTGGGGTTCTTGAAGAGACGTCGGGTGACAATACAGAAAGAGCTGAAGGGGTCTTCAAGTTCAATCACGACGGCGATGGCCATCAAGTTGCCGGAGGAGACGAGACTTCACCGGCGACCGAGGTGAAGCAGGCTGCTGCCGAGGTTCTCGACGGAGAAAAAGAATCGCAACTCCCCGACGTCGATGTGGCCGTCAAACACGAAGGCGATGGCCGTCAAGCTGCTGCAGGAGACGAGGCATTACCGGCGACGGAG CTCCCGCATCGCTCTCCGCCGGTGGGTCGCCGCACAAATCAATGGTGGAATTGCTGTGGGTTGCTGGATTTTTTTCACGAATCCTGA